The genomic interval CGGTGCCCGTCCAGCACCTCGGTGAACCGGCTTGCCGTCTCCGCGTCCAGCCGCCCGTTCGCTACCACCATCTCCACCGTTGCGCGGGCCAGCTCGGCGTACGTCGCCGCCGTCCGGTCCCGCAGTACCTGTAGTGCTGTCAGATGTGCTGCCACCGTGTCGACATCGCCGCGGGCGATCGGCCCGGTGAGCGCATGATGACCGGATCGCAGCGTGTTGTCGAGGGTTGCGGCCAGCAACGGCTGCAGTGTCGCCACCGGATCCGCCACGCCGGCCTCCCGCAGTACTGCGACCGCCTGGGAGACCAACGTGGTCAGGTGGTTCGCACCGTGCACCAGGCCGGCGTGGTACCGCGCACGCTGTTCATCGGCCACCCACTGCACCTGTGCACCGAGCGACTTCACCAGCTGCTCTACAACCGGCCTGGCCGCGTCGGGAGCGGTCGCTGTGAACATCACGTCGTCCAGCCGCACCAGGCCGCCGGGAAAGGTCATCGAGGGATGCAGCGCGACGGGCGTCGCCGCCAGCCCTTCGAACGGGCTCAGTCCGTGCGCGCCCGACAGGTGTACGACGTACTGCCCACTGGTCAACGGCAGCGTCTGCGCCACCTCGCGGATCAGGTCGTCCGGTACGGCGACCAGTACGACGTCGGCGCGCGCGGTGACCTCGTCAGCGGGCAGCACCGGCACAGCGGGCAGAAGGCGGGCAGCGCGGTCCCGGGACGCGTCCGAACGCGCAGTGACTCCGACCAACCGATGTCCGGCTGCCGCCAAGGCTGCTCCCACGGCGGTCCCGGCCCGGCCGGCTCCGATCAAGCCGATCCGTTCCATCACTCACTCTCTTCTCGTTCCAGTCCCCGGCGGGGTACCAGACGATCTCCTTGTCAGGGTAGGGCATGGCTGATGGTTCAGCGCCGTGGCGAGGTGCCGTGCCGAGTGCCCCGCAGTAGGCGCTGAACCATCAGCCATGCCCTCAGTGATGAGAGCATGAGCGGGTGAGCGATGCGTGGGCTGCACGGACCGGATTGACCGCGATTCTGATCACAGTGCCCGAGTTGGCGGCGTACACCGACCGCTGGCGCTCGGTGTCCCGATCGACGGCGAGGCCGCAGGTCCCGTTGACCGAGCTGATCCCGCCGCATGTGACTGTGCTGGTCCCCTGGGTCGCGGAGCCCACCGACGCCGACGTCGCGCGCCTGCGGTCGGCTGTCTCGTCCGTCGAGCCTTTCGAGCTCAGCTTCCCGAGCGCCGGTCAGTTCCCGAACGGCACGGCCTGGCTGAGGCCGGAGCCGTTCGACACCGTCCGGTCACTGCTCCACACCGTGTTCGAGGCCTTCCCTGAGTGCCCGCCGTACGGCGGTGAGTTCCCGGACGCCCATCCGCACCTGACCATCTCGTCGTCCAGCCAGGGCGGTCCGGCCGTGGTCGCCGAGGCGAACGCCGCTCTGGCCGCGACACCGGCTCCCAGCGTCCAGCTGACCGAGCTGGGGTTGTGGCGCGAGGACGCGGACGGCGTGTGGCAGCAGTTCGGCGCCGTACCGCTCGGATCGGCTACCGCCTGACCTGGAACCCGACCGCCCCGGCAGCGTCCTTGCCCCGCCAGTCCTCCGGTACGTCGGAAGGCCTCAGGTCGCGCACCTCGTCGACGCTCGGATCCGTGAGGGCACTGATCCGGACAGACTGCTGGGAGACCGTGGCCTCGAAGAGGTTGCGCGCCTCCCGCCCGTTGCCGAAGTCGGCCGCGTTCCGGACGCGGTCCAGCAGCGAGCCGACCCGCTCCACCACGCCGTCGGCCGGCAGGTAGCCGGCCTTGCCGCTCAGGTACTGGAAGATCTCCTGGAGCTCGGTCCGGGAGTAGTCCGGGAACTCCACGGTCGTCGGCACGCGGGACTTCAGACCGGGGTTCTGCAAGAACAGCCCCTCCATCGGCTCGGTGTACCCGGCGAGAACGACGACGAGGTCCTCGCGGTGCTCCTCCATCAGCTTGATCAGCGTGGCCAGCGCATCGGTCCCGAAGCCTCGCGGATCGGCCAGCGTGTACGCCTCGTCGACGAACAGGACTCCGCCCAGGGCCTGCTCGACCAGGCGCTGGACCTTCGGCGCGGTCTGGCCGACGTACTCACCCATCAGCTCGTTGCCGCTCGTCTCCACCAGGTGGCCAATACCGAGCAGACCGAGGTCGCGATAGATCTCCGCGAGCAGCCTGGCCACGGTGGTCTTCCCGGTGCCCGGATTGCCGGTGAAGACCATGTGCCGGGACCGCTCCGTCGGCGGCATCCCCGCCGTGGCCCGCAGTACGTCGGCCTTCGCCTCCGCGGCCAGCCGCTCGACGGTGGCCTTGACCTCGACCAGTCCGGTCATCGCCGTGAGCTCGGCTCGCGGGTCGTTGTGCCTGGGCAGGTTGCTTTCGTCGGCGAGATCAGTGACGTCGGCCCGCTCGAGCGTCCGGACCTGCTCCATGCTCGGCGACTCCAGCGTGGCCAGCCGGACCGCCTGCAGCGTCGCGATCCGCTCCAGCAGTGTCCGGACCGTCCGCGCGTTGCCGAACCCAGGAGCCCGCGGCACCTTGTGCAGGTCGGCCAGGACCAGCTCCGAGACCCCGTCGCCGAGGACGAATCCGGCCTGCTCGGCGTCCTGGAGGAAGATCTTGTGCAGCTCGGTATCGGTGTAGTCGGGGAAGTTGACGAACCTCCGGACCCGCGACTTGATCCCCGGGTTGCTGTCAATCAACGAGTACATCTCGTGCGGGTAGCCTGCCATCACCACGACCAGGTTGTCGCGGTGCGTCTCCATCAGCTGGATCAGCGTGGCGACCGCCTCCCGGCCGAAGTCCCGCTCGGAGCCGTTGAAGAGCGCGTAGGCCTCGTCGATGAACAGCACCCCGCCGAGCGACCGCTCGACCACCTCGGTCACCTTCGGCGCGGTCTGGCCGATGTACGACGCGACCAGATCGGCCCGCCCGACCTCGACCAGGTGACCGGACGTGAGCATGCCCAGGTCCCGGTAGACCTCGGCCAGGATCCGGGCGACCGTGGTCTTGCCGGTGCCGGGGTTCCCGCTGAAGACCAGGTGACCCATCGGCTTCGGCAGCCGCAGTCCGGCCTCGGCCCGCAGCTTGGCCAGCTTCGCCTCGGCCACCAGCTCGTGCACCCGGGTCTTCACCGGGCCCAGCCCGGTCATCGCGTTCAGGTCGGCGATCGGGTCGCCGGTGGCCGGCGCCTCGGCCCGCTGCTTGTCAGGTGCGGCCGCGTCCGCCTCGACCACGACCTTCGGGGGCCGGAACGAGTGGAGGTCGCGCAGCCCCCGGTAGAAGCCCGAGACGAGGTACAGCTCCTTCGAGGCCTTCGCCTTGTCCGGCAGCCCGTTGAGACTCGCGCCGACCTGGTACGTCGCGGCCAGCCACTCGCGTGCTTCGAACGCCGCACCGGCCTCGACCGCACGGATCATCCACGCCTGCCGCCGTCGCCGCCACTCGGCCGGCTCCAGCCGGGTCTTCGCGCTCTCCATCTCCTTCTGGACCTCGGCCGTCCCGGACGGACCCAGCGCCGAGAAGGACAATCCGGCCGGCAGATCGGTCCGCCCGATCTGCTGGAGCAGTCCGGCCACCTCATGGCTGAACGGCCGCTCCGCCTCGGCGGTCACCTCGGCAACCCGGGTGTACGCCGCCTGCAGCCGGTTCATCCCGAACACCAGCAGGTCGAGCGGGTTGCCCGACAGATGCGGGAACGCGTGCCGGAGGTCGTCGTCGCTGAACTCCTCGATCCAGCGTTTCGTCACCTCGGGCCGCGTCTGCGTCGTGTGCAGCTCGAGCAGCTCCGAGCCGGCCAGGATCCGGTCCAGCATCGTCGCCATCGCCGTACGCCGTGCCTCGATGCCCGGGATGCCGGCGACCACGTCCAGCATCTCCCGGCTGGCCCGGATCACCTCCTCCTGCGACTCGACGTCACGCCGCAGCGGGAACGGGATGTCGAACACTGCACCGGCCTCGCGCCAGTTGGCGATGTCGGTGTCGATCTCCTGCTTCTCCTCGCGGTACTCGTTGAGCAGCAGGAAGTGCAGGTTCCGAGCGCCACCGGCCAGGATGCCGAGCGGCGGCCACAGGCTCCGGAACACGAAGTAGAACGTGTCCACCAGCAGCGGCGAACCCTCTTTGAAGTGCTTGTTGCTCGCTGAGACCTTGCCCAGCTCCGGCCGGTCGAACAACTCCGCGAGCCTGGCCTTCGTCGTGTCGAGCCACTCCGGCGTGACCGCGAACGGCGGTTCCGCACCGACCACGTCGAACGCCGGGTCCCCGCCGAAGAGCACCGCGAGCTGGTCAGGAAGGTTCGCCACGAGCATCGATCCTAAGATCGTTGCGGTCCACACCTCTTTCGAACGGCGGGCGATGACAGAGACCTATCGGACGGCCTGGCGGCGGGCGTTGTACGGTCCGGGCGGCTTCTACCGCCGGGAGCGGCCGGCGGCACACTTCCGTACGTCGGTGCACGCATCGCCCCTGTTCGGTCAGGCCATCGCGCGCCTCGCCGGCCTGCTCGACCTGCCCACAGTCGTCGACATCGGCGCCGGTCGTGGGGAACTGGGCAAGGTGCTCCGCGCCGAGGGCCTGACCGTGCTGGACATCGAGCTGGACGACGAGCTGCCCGAGCGGCTGACCGGGTTGGTGATCGCCAACGAGTGGCTCGACAACGTCCCGTGCGAGGTGGCCGAGTGGGACGAAGACGGCGTGCCGCACTACCTGTCGGCCGACCTGACTCCAGGTGATGTTGTCGAGGGCAACGACCTCGACTGGCTGCGGAAGTGGTGGCCCGGAGAGCCGGGTGACCGGGCAGAGATCGGCACCACCCGCGACGCGGCCTGGCGGGACGTGGTCCGGCGGTTGACCGACGACGCAGTCGCGATCGCCATCGATTACGGCCACCTCCGCGACAGCAGGCCGCCGTACGGGACTCTGACCGGCTTCCGCGGCGGGCGCGAGTGCGACCCGGTGCCCGATGGCACCTGCGACATCACCACCCACGTCGCCCTGGACTCGCTCGGCGGCACGATTGTGAGCCAGCGCGACGCACTGCGAGCCTTGGGGCTCAGTGCGACCCGACCGCCGCTCGAGCTCGCTCACACCGAGCCGATGCGCTACCTGTCGGAGCTGTCCTCCGCCGGCGAGGCCGCTGAGCTGCTCGACCCGTCCGGGCTCGGTGGGTTCGGCTGGGTCTGGACTGCGACCGGAGCGGACACCAAACGCCGCGCTTCGCGGGCCCTGTCCGCCTGAGCCTGCACCAGTGCCGCAGCCTCGACCTGGTCACGGTGCAGGGCAATGGCGTCGGTCGGCCCGAGCGGTGTGTCGACATGGACGTTGGCCAGTCCCAGGCGCCGCTGTAGCGGTCCCTGCTCCATCCGGACCGACTGCGTCTTGTGGTGGAGCACGATCGACGTACGGCGGCTCACCCAGCCTCGCGTGGTGACCATGACCTGGTCGTCGACGCCGTACGTCAGGTAGCGCCAGCCGATCGGCCGGAGCCACTTCGCCCGCTCCGGCGCCACTTGCATCTGGATGCTGGCCAGATCGAACCCCGGTAGGACCCGGGAGAGCACGTAGGCCACCTCGGTTCGCTCGCCGACCGGCAGCAGCTGCGCGCCCTCCAGCGCGTCGTCACCGTCCTCTTTCTGCCCGGCGACCCCTGCGATGTCGAGCTCGACCCGGGACCAGCCGATCAGCCGCCAGATCAGCGGCTCGGTGATCAGCAAGCCCTGCACCCGGCCCGGCGGGATCGTCTGCCGCTGTACGTCGAAGAGCCCGCGCTTGGTCCGCAGGCCGTGGCTGGTCTCGGACAGGGTGAACCCGTGGTTGCCGACGACCTGCTTCCAGATCGGCTGCACCACACCGAGCAGCAGCGGCAGACCGGCGAACAGACCGACGTGGAAGTTCAGCACCATGGTCGCGACGATCAACCAGATCAATGCACCGGCACTACCGACGACGGTGGACGACAGCAGGGTCGCGCCGAGCAGACGGGTGGTCGGGACCGTCAGCAGCGGCGGAGCCTCGGTCTCAGCCTGCTGCTCGCTCTCCTGCTGCTCGGCAGCCTGCTGGCCCTTGGCGCGGACCAGCAGGGTCGTGCGGAGCTTCTGTGCCTCGTCGTACCGGAAGAAGCTCAGCTTGCCGTCGCTCTTGCCACCACCGGCCACGTCCATCCGCAGCTCGGCCATGCCGAACAGGCGGGCCACGAACGGCTGCGCGACGTCGATCGCCTGGATCCGGTCGAAGCGGATGATCCGGGTACGCCGGAACAGGAATCCACTGTCCACCCGGATCGCATCGCCCGTCAGCTGCCACTTGGTGAACCACCAGGACAGTGTGCCGAGCAGGATGCCTCCGATGAGTACGGCGGCCAGACCGATCCCGGCGATAGTCAGATTGCTCCGCAGACCCTCGTTGTTGACCAGCACGAGGCTGACCGCGACGAAGTACCCCCAGCCCTTCACGAACGGCGTCAGGGGGTGGAGCCGTTGCCCCACGATCTCGGCGGTCTGTTCGGTCACAGGCCCCACGCCTGCGCCTGGCCGAGAGCGGACAGCCGGTCACGCAGCCGGCCGGCCTCGTCGGGGTGCAGCCCCGGGATCTTGGCGTCGGTCGCCGGCGTGGCCGTGTGCAGCTCGACGGTGGCCATCCCGTACGCGCGCTCCAGCGGCCCGGCCGTCACGTCGACGAACTGCATCCGGCCGTACGGTACGACGACCAGCTCGCGGAACATGATCCCGTGGCTGACCATCAGCTCGTCCTCGCGCTCGGCGTACTTCCAGGACCGCTGGTTGCGGCCGATCAGGATCCAGGCCCAGCCGAGTACGAGCGCGATCACGACCACCGCGAGCACGCCGTACAGCCAGCTCAGCGTCAGTCCGAGCACGACCAGCGCCGCGATCGCGACCAGTCCCGCCACGATCGACGCGTTCAGCCGGCGCAGCGTGGCCAGCTTGGGCGAGACCGGCGTCCAACTGACATCCGAGGGTGCGAAGAGGTCGTCCACGGGTCCAGCCTGTCACGAAAGTGTGCCGTGAACGGTGCAGGTCGAGTGCCGCTGCACCGTTCACGGCACACTTAGGGGTATGAGTACCGAAAGAGTCGTTGGAGTCGGGGCTGGTGCCGCCGGATTCGACCCGGCGTACGAGCGCGGTGGAGCCGGCTCGGACCTGCCGACCACCGACATGGTGCTCAACATCGGTCCGCAGCACCCGGCGACCCACGGCGTACTGCGGCTGCGGCTGACCCTGGACGGTGAGCGGATCGTCGGCTGCGAGCCGATCATCGGCTACATGCACCGCGGCGCGGAGAAGCTGTTCGAGGTCCGCGACTACCGGCAGATCATCGTGCTGGCGAACCGCCACGACTGGCTGTCCGCGTTCGCGAACGAGCTCGGCGTCGTGCTCGCGGTCGAGCGGATGATGGGCCTCGAGGTGCCGGTCCGCGCGGTCTGGCTGCGGACCCTGCTGGCCGAGCTGAACCGGGTGCTGAACCACCTGATGTTCCTCGGCTCGTACCCGCTGGAGCTCGGCGCGATCACGCCCGTGTTCTACGCGTTCCGTGAGCGCGAGACGATCCAGGCCGTGATGGAGGAGCTGTCCGGCGGCCGGATGCACTACATGTTCAACCGGGTCGGCGGACTCAAGGAAGACCTGCCGTACGGCTGGCTCGGTCGCGCGGCCGCCGCCTCAGCCGCGGTCCGCAAGCGCCTGCCCGACATCGAGGACCTCATCCTCGGCAACGAGATCTTCCGGGCCCGGACCGTCGGCGTCGGCAAGCTCGCTCCCGAGCTCATCGCGCAGTACGGCGTCTCCGGCCCGATCGCCCGCGCCTCCGGAGTCGACGCCGACCTCCGCCGCGACGAGCCCTACCTGGCGTACGGCGACCTGCAGGAGGTACTCCGCGTCGTGACCCGCCCCGAGGGTGACTGCTTCGCCCGCTTCTCGGTGCTGCTCGAACAGGTGAAGGTCTCGCTCGACCTGGTCGACGCCTGCCTCGACAAGCTGTCCGCGCTGCCCGCCGGACCGGTGAACGTCCGGCTGCCGAAGATCCTCAAGGTCCCCGAAGGCCAGACCTACGCCTGGACCGAGAGCCCGCTCGGCATCAACGGCTACTACCTGGTCTCCCGCGGCGACAAGACGCCCTGGCGGCTGAAACTCCGCTCGGCCAGCTTCAACAACATCTCCGCGCTACCGGCCTTGCTGCCCGGCACGATGATCCCCGACATGATCGCCATCCTCGGCAGCATGTTCTTCGTCGTCGGCGACATCGACAAGTAGTCAGAACTCGCGACCCGCCACCGGCGGACGGTGTGCACCCGCGATCAGCTGCACCAGCCCGGCGACCGGCAGCGGCTTCCCCGGATCGGCATGCCCGGCGGCCCGCTGCTTCGCCGTACTCGCCTTCGACAGGTACGGCGTGACGTACGCCGCCGTCTCCGGCTCGAACCGCCAACTCTCGCTCAGCGGACCGACGTCGACCACGTCGAACCCCAGCGTCTGGATCAGAGCCGTGGCCGCAGCCTTCGCGTCCGCGTCGTCGCCGGCGATCGGCAACGCACTGCGATCCGTCGCGTCGGCGGGCCTGGCCAGCGTCACGATGTTCCGGGCGCTGATGTTGTTGAACGCCTTCACGGTATGGGCTTCGGGCAAGTGTTCCTGGAGCAGCTGCGCCGTGGTCACCACCTCGCGGTCGAGCCGGTCGATCCGGCCGTCACGATGCGGGTAGTAGTTCATCGTGTCCAGCACGACCTTGCCCGCGAAGGACTCCACCGGCAGTTCGGCGTACCGCCCGAGCGGAATGGTGACGAGGACCCAGTCCCCGGCTCGCGCAGCCTCCTCGACAGTTCCCGCCCGGACGCCGAGGTCGCGGACCTTGTCCGCCAGGCTCTCCGGGCCGCGGGAGTTCGCCATCACCACATCGACGCCGGCGCCGACCGCGAGCCACGCCACCACCGACCCGATGTTGCCGCTGCCGATGATTCCGAGTGTCGCCATGGATGCCTCCGCTAGCCCTTCGCCGCGATCAGTTCCTGCAGGGGCTCGCGGATGCCGTCGGCGACCGCGAACACGCCGCGGGACTCGGGTGCGTGGTCGGTGCCGTCCAGGTCCAGGACCGTGACGCCCGCCTCGCGGCAGATCGCCACGCCGGCCATCGTGTCCCAGGGCTTGTTGGAGAACATGATCAGCGCGTCGAAGTACCCGTTCGCGGTCCAGGTGAGCGCGGTCGCCGCCGTACCGATCATCCGCAGCCGCTGCACCCGCGGATAGAGCCGTTGGGTCAGAGCCAGTCGATCGGCGTTCGCCGCCTCGGCGTCCGGCCCGACGGCATAGTCGCCCACGGCAACCAACGCCTCGGTCAGGTCGGTGCACTCGCTGCCCCGGATCGCCTTCTCGTTGCAGGTGGCGCCGAGACCCTCCGCGGCGGCGTACGTCGTACCGAGCGCCGGGTGATCGATGACGCCCGCGACGGCCCGTCCTTCGTGGATGAGGCCGAGCGAGATCGCCCACAGCGGTACGCCGTGGATGAAGTTCACCGTCCCGTCGACCGGGTCGAGCACCCAACGCGTCCCGTCGGTCGCCCCGCCCTCCTCCTCGCCGAGCACCCCGATCTCCGGGGTCTCGCGCTCGAGGAACGCCCGTACCTCGCGCTCCACGGCGAAGTCGACCTCGGAGGCCATGTCCCGATCGCCCTTGGACGTCAACTCACCGGGCGCCCGCGACTGCGTCACGACCCGTCCACGCGCAACAGCAGCCTCGGCAACCTTCAGCAGCTTCGCAAGATCCACACCCCAGAACCTACGCGATGCCCACGTCCCGGCGGCGCCGGCGCCAAGCAGCGGCCGCGGCGACACCACCGATCGCCAGCGCACCGACCGCTGCTGCCTGGCCGATCTTGATCGGGCAGCCTGACGCGCAGTCCGGGATCGGATACGGCAGCCCCGGGTTCAGCTCGTGCGTCTCGTCGGCCGACACGTACGCCTCGTCGGCCGGGAACGGGAAGCCCTCCGGGTTCAGCAGGCGGTACCAGTACAGGTCGTCCCACGCCTTCCGCCGGCACGTCACATTCACCGACGGTGACTCGTACGGCGTCGGACCCAGTTGCCCGATCGGCAGATGATCCTCGTTGTACACCGTGACATGGCCGTTCGGATCGTTCATCGTCACAGCCGGGTAGTTCGCATCCAGCCCCATGATCGCAGTATGGGGCCGAGGTCAGGACGCGGCCAGGCCTCGGAGCTTCAGGTCGACCACGGTCGGGGCATCGGCCTGGGAGTGCTTGTCGCCGGCGGCAACGACCGTGGCGACCTCCTCGTCGATCTTGTCGAGGCGCTGGTCGATCTTGTCCAACCGGCGCTGCATCAGGTCGACGAACTCGGCGTTCTCGACCACGCGGGCGCTGGTGATCCGCGAGTACTCCTGCGCGACCTGCGCGCGCTCGTCGGAGTGGGCCAGCCGCTCGACCAGCAACTGATGGCGGAACAGGACCGCGCCGGCAACCGCGACCAGCGCCGCACCGACCGCGGCCGCCCGGAGAATCCAGGCATTCTGCGAGAAGAGCGCAATGCTCACGCCCAGGCAGACAACGATCAGAGATGCGTTGGCAACGGTGAGAACGGTGGTCCTGGTTCGACGGCGGCTACCCCTTGACCCCATGGACCGACATGTTAGGGGGTCTCGTCGGGGTCCTCGGGAATACGACACGCGCGTTCGAGCAACAAACCGGCCGTGACGACCAGCACAGAGATCACTGCCGCGAGCCCGGCCATGATCACACGGTTACGAGGGCCGGAGGAGCCCATCGCCTGCAGGAAGCTTAACGCGAACCCTGCGTAAACGCCGGTGCACAACGCGCCGACGAACGCGGACGCCTTGCCGATCATCAGCAAGAACACCGCGCGGGACGCTTCGACCCGCTCCCGGCGTACCTGGATCCGCTGGTGGGTGTTGCGGGCGGCGGCGAACAGCAACGCGGCCAGGAACGCCCAGGCGACCAGCGTCAGCCACGACACCGTCGGCGCGACCCCGCCGCCGGACTCGATCGCCTTCACCATCGTGACGCCGATCGCGACCCCCAGGACGGCGATCGCGATCAGCAGCCGGCGTGAGGTCGGCCGCACCGAGCCCGGCCGTGGCGGTTCCTTGTTCTCCCCGGGCGCCTGACCCGACTCGGGACCGCCGGACACCACTACTGCAGCTCGATGTCGAGCTTGGTCACGCCGTCGGTGCCGACCTTGGCGAGCAGCTCCGACACCGGTCCGTGGCCCGGCAGCACCGCGTCCCGCTCGATGTCGAGCCACGGCGCCAGCACGAACGCGCGCTCGTGCGCCCGCGGGTGCGGCAACGTCAGTTCCTCGGTCTCGACCGTCTTCGTCCCGTAGGTGATCAGGTCGACGTCGAGGGTCCGCGGCGCGCCCGGCACGCTGCGCTCCCGGCCGAACGCCTGCTCGATCGCCTGCGCGCGCTCCAGCAGCAGGTCGACGGCCAGGGTGGAGTCGGCCAGCAGGACGATGTTCAGATACGGACCGGACTCGTCCGGGCCGCCGATCGGAGCGGTCTCGTAGACCGGCGAGACATCGACCACCACGACGTCCGGGGTGTCCCGCAGTGCGTCGACCGCACCCTGCAGGTTCGCCTCACGATCGCCGAGATTACTGCCGAGCGACAGGATCACCTGGCGGATCGGCTTCAGGCCACCGCTCAGGGTGTCCGCGTCGATGACGTGGGGAC from Kribbella sp. NBC_00709 carries:
- a CDS encoding SAM-dependent methyltransferase, yielding MTETYRTAWRRALYGPGGFYRRERPAAHFRTSVHASPLFGQAIARLAGLLDLPTVVDIGAGRGELGKVLRAEGLTVLDIELDDELPERLTGLVIANEWLDNVPCEVAEWDEDGVPHYLSADLTPGDVVEGNDLDWLRKWWPGEPGDRAEIGTTRDAAWRDVVRRLTDDAVAIAIDYGHLRDSRPPYGTLTGFRGGRECDPVPDGTCDITTHVALDSLGGTIVSQRDALRALGLSATRPPLELAHTEPMRYLSELSSAGEAAELLDPSGLGGFGWVWTATGADTKRRASRALSA
- the folK gene encoding 2-amino-4-hydroxy-6-hydroxymethyldihydropteridine diphosphokinase; translation: MTETPSPHVIDADTLSGGLKPIRQVILSLGSNLGDREANLQGAVDALRDTPDVVVVDVSPVYETAPIGGPDESGPYLNIVLLADSTLAVDLLLERAQAIEQAFGRERSVPGAPRTLDVDLITYGTKTVETEELTLPHPRAHERAFVLAPWLDIERDAVLPGHGPVSELLAKVGTDGVTKLDIELQ
- a CDS encoding DUF3180 domain-containing protein; protein product: MSGGPESGQAPGENKEPPRPGSVRPTSRRLLIAIAVLGVAIGVTMVKAIESGGGVAPTVSWLTLVAWAFLAALLFAAARNTHQRIQVRRERVEASRAVFLLMIGKASAFVGALCTGVYAGFALSFLQAMGSSGPRNRVIMAGLAAVISVLVVTAGLLLERACRIPEDPDETP
- a CDS encoding Rossmann-like and DUF2520 domain-containing protein, with amino-acid sequence MERIGLIGAGRAGTAVGAALAAAGHRLVGVTARSDASRDRAARLLPAVPVLPADEVTARADVVLVAVPDDLIREVAQTLPLTSGQYVVHLSGAHGLSPFEGLAATPVALHPSMTFPGGLVRLDDVMFTATAPDAARPVVEQLVKSLGAQVQWVADEQRARYHAGLVHGANHLTTLVSQAVAVLREAGVADPVATLQPLLAATLDNTLRSGHHALTGPIARGDVDTVAAHLTALQVLRDRTAATYAELARATVEMVVANGRLDAETASRFTEVLDGHRAGVPGQDRTGETPR
- a CDS encoding PH domain-containing protein, which gives rise to MDDLFAPSDVSWTPVSPKLATLRRLNASIVAGLVAIAALVVLGLTLSWLYGVLAVVVIALVLGWAWILIGRNQRSWKYAEREDELMVSHGIMFRELVVVPYGRMQFVDVTAGPLERAYGMATVELHTATPATDAKIPGLHPDEAGRLRDRLSALGQAQAWGL
- a CDS encoding inositol monophosphatase family protein; this encodes MDLAKLLKVAEAAVARGRVVTQSRAPGELTSKGDRDMASEVDFAVEREVRAFLERETPEIGVLGEEEGGATDGTRWVLDPVDGTVNFIHGVPLWAISLGLIHEGRAVAGVIDHPALGTTYAAAEGLGATCNEKAIRGSECTDLTEALVAVGDYAVGPDAEAANADRLALTQRLYPRVQRLRMIGTAATALTWTANGYFDALIMFSNKPWDTMAGVAICREAGVTVLDLDGTDHAPESRGVFAVADGIREPLQELIAAKG
- a CDS encoding NADH-quinone oxidoreductase subunit D, whose translation is MSTERVVGVGAGAAGFDPAYERGGAGSDLPTTDMVLNIGPQHPATHGVLRLRLTLDGERIVGCEPIIGYMHRGAEKLFEVRDYRQIIVLANRHDWLSAFANELGVVLAVERMMGLEVPVRAVWLRTLLAELNRVLNHLMFLGSYPLELGAITPVFYAFRERETIQAVMEELSGGRMHYMFNRVGGLKEDLPYGWLGRAAAASAAVRKRLPDIEDLILGNEIFRARTVGVGKLAPELIAQYGVSGPIARASGVDADLRRDEPYLAYGDLQEVLRVVTRPEGDCFARFSVLLEQVKVSLDLVDACLDKLSALPAGPVNVRLPKILKVPEGQTYAWTESPLGINGYYLVSRGDKTPWRLKLRSASFNNISALPALLPGTMIPDMIAILGSMFFVVGDIDK
- a CDS encoding AAA family ATPase; this translates as MANLPDQLAVLFGGDPAFDVVGAEPPFAVTPEWLDTTKARLAELFDRPELGKVSASNKHFKEGSPLLVDTFYFVFRSLWPPLGILAGGARNLHFLLLNEYREEKQEIDTDIANWREAGAVFDIPFPLRRDVESQEEVIRASREMLDVVAGIPGIEARRTAMATMLDRILAGSELLELHTTQTRPEVTKRWIEEFSDDDLRHAFPHLSGNPLDLLVFGMNRLQAAYTRVAEVTAEAERPFSHEVAGLLQQIGRTDLPAGLSFSALGPSGTAEVQKEMESAKTRLEPAEWRRRRQAWMIRAVEAGAAFEAREWLAATYQVGASLNGLPDKAKASKELYLVSGFYRGLRDLHSFRPPKVVVEADAAAPDKQRAEAPATGDPIADLNAMTGLGPVKTRVHELVAEAKLAKLRAEAGLRLPKPMGHLVFSGNPGTGKTTVARILAEVYRDLGMLTSGHLVEVGRADLVASYIGQTAPKVTEVVERSLGGVLFIDEAYALFNGSERDFGREAVATLIQLMETHRDNLVVVMAGYPHEMYSLIDSNPGIKSRVRRFVNFPDYTDTELHKIFLQDAEQAGFVLGDGVSELVLADLHKVPRAPGFGNARTVRTLLERIATLQAVRLATLESPSMEQVRTLERADVTDLADESNLPRHNDPRAELTAMTGLVEVKATVERLAAEAKADVLRATAGMPPTERSRHMVFTGNPGTGKTTVARLLAEIYRDLGLLGIGHLVETSGNELMGEYVGQTAPKVQRLVEQALGGVLFVDEAYTLADPRGFGTDALATLIKLMEEHREDLVVVLAGYTEPMEGLFLQNPGLKSRVPTTVEFPDYSRTELQEIFQYLSGKAGYLPADGVVERVGSLLDRVRNAADFGNGREARNLFEATVSQQSVRISALTDPSVDEVRDLRPSDVPEDWRGKDAAGAVGFQVRR
- a CDS encoding NADPH-dependent F420 reductase, whose protein sequence is MATLGIIGSGNIGSVVAWLAVGAGVDVVMANSRGPESLADKVRDLGVRAGTVEEAARAGDWVLVTIPLGRYAELPVESFAGKVVLDTMNYYPHRDGRIDRLDREVVTTAQLLQEHLPEAHTVKAFNNISARNIVTLARPADATDRSALPIAGDDADAKAAATALIQTLGFDVVDVGPLSESWRFEPETAAYVTPYLSKASTAKQRAAGHADPGKPLPVAGLVQLIAGAHRPPVAGREF
- a CDS encoding 2'-5' RNA ligase family protein, producing the protein MSDAWAARTGLTAILITVPELAAYTDRWRSVSRSTARPQVPLTELIPPHVTVLVPWVAEPTDADVARLRSAVSSVEPFELSFPSAGQFPNGTAWLRPEPFDTVRSLLHTVFEAFPECPPYGGEFPDAHPHLTISSSSQGGPAVVAEANAALAATPAPSVQLTELGLWREDADGVWQQFGAVPLGSATA